AGATAATCAATTGCATTGAAGCCGCGATGTGTTAGCGGCGGCGAGGCGCGAACTTGCGCGCTGAACAAAGGGCATGCGCACGCGCTGCGTGTAGGCGTCGTCGCTAGACCTTCAAGCATAAAGTAGGTAACCACGAATGCGAATACGTATaccttactaaataaaaaaaaaaatattgagttGAAAGTACTGTAGTCGTTACAAAATTTTAAGAAACTACCTATTCAATAGTTATATTTCAAAATActagaaaatatgtaaaatgtaggtaggtacctacgctTAGTATTACCACAGAATACATAATGCATACATACACATCAACACTTCTACTGAGCACACTGAAAACCAACTTCACAAAAAGTTTCACAAGTTCCGTGTTTGCACATTAAGTTTTGTCATTGTTTGTTGAGTCTCTGGATATCCCAAAAGTACGCAACACTATAGCCACTAGTGCGGGTCAGTGCTCGGCGCCCTCGGCCGTGACTCCTGCCATGCGCCGGCGCACGAAATACTCCCAACACGGCGCACTACAAGCGAATAAAGTGCGATGGCGCGGGATATACGCGGCGCGCTCGGCCGTGTCCGCGCCGCCATAACATTCCCTCGTCTTTTTGCAACGCTAGCTCGATGGGCGAAGCCTTCATTATGCTATAAGTAACCTTTTGCCCCGGAGCAGCTAAACATACGGGATATGTTGCGCTTGCGATGCAAGCTCGCCCGTGGAATCTTTTGAATTTCGCTTTGAACACTTTGGGTTTATCAAGCTTTCATTTACACTACTTGTTACGGAGAGATCCGTAGGAGGAACAGCAATAAAAAATCACAAATATAATTCCGTATATTATGTACAGTTGATACTGGTTTGGTAGGTAAGTATAGTACTTATGCATATGTCTGACTGACCTTCTGCTTTCTGGTTCCAGTACAGTGCGCGAGTGCGGCGGCACCGCGACGCTGGTGGCGGCGGAGGCGCGCGAGGGCGCATGGGGCGCCGGCGTGCGCGCAGCCGGCGTGCTCGTCGAGTGGCCCGGCGACCACCCCGCGCTCAGGCCCGGGGACAGGTACCAGCAACCAATTGATATCTCTTCattgcatagaataaagaataatgaactaagtacccaccacGCTTCAACGAGCTTTTTGTTAGGCCAAAGTTGACAATTACGAATGGGACTTCCACGGCTGAATGAAGAAAAATTCAAAAGTGTAGAACATTTGCGGCAGCAGAAGCTTTCCTTCTGTTTTAGTCCTAcgttaactaaaaatataaaggtTTGGTGAACCACACTATAATAGCTACTACCGAAAATACTGCCTGCTGTGTCTGCTTGCGATTCTCCAAGATTTCTAACCATTTTCGATTTACTGTTTAGATGTGGCCCAAATATTCCTTGCCCCGTGGGTCTTCCACGGTTATGCTGCAGGCTGGGTAGGTACGAGGTAGCCACTTATCCACGGAATGGTTACAAAACTCGGCCGTTGCCTAAGTGAGGGCAGGTCAGAGCCCTGCAATCTGCACTCGGATCTGATCTCCGAGGAGATAGCGCGAGCCACGCCGCGTCGTTTGGATTAAATTATCTTATTAAACTTTAGCTCGCGTCCGCACATTTATGTTGTGGTTTTGTTAAAGGTTTATTGCGTTTTAAACGCGACAATCATCtgtaaattgaatatttttgttaagtaaATTAGTTGTAGTTGTGTGGCCCGCCTCAAAGATGGCAGGCGTGAGCTTAGTTCTAATATATTATGCTACTTTACTAAGAAGTAACAAGTTCTCAATTTGTCCATAAACGTAGGTAACAACGTAATGACATGCATCGGTCGGGACAAGTATGAAGATTGATACATAATCGGTTTAAACCAATATATCAGGCTCACTTAGGGCAGATTATGCGCATAATGATGTTGCGGCCGTAAATTACGCGCTGCGCCCGCGGCGCTGCCAGCCGCTATTTGTCCACGTCGCGCGCTACATGCGCTGACGTGCGCCCGCGCAGGCACCGGGAATAGGGACTCACTAAAATACTTATATGGGAAAGGACCATGTTAGTGGctctagttatttattattcattccATATCATAGTTTTAATTTGCCGATCCCTAACAAAAACACCCCCTTAATCTTTGGGATCAGTTTGGAACCTTATAAGTTCTTTCGCTTCGATCTACATACTTACTGGTAAAGAAAGTCTGTGCAAATTTGCGAAACCACATTTTTCTCACGGTGATTTCAACGTTATCTGACaacctacctatttaaaaagCTCTCACTGGTATGACATAAACGTTTAACACGCACTTGTACTTGATCATTTCTGCCTAccataagtatatttaattatcgcaattaaattataatttatcgccTAGAACAAACTGCACTAGTATTAAAGCGATTATAATTTCAAATGGCGCGAGCAAACGGCGCCGCCGGTTCCCAGCAATCACCGGCTCAccacgccgccgcgccgctatcCGGACAAACGATTTATCAGGGTCTTAACTTGTCAAGTAGCTAACACAAGGCGTTATCTACTGACACTCTGATATCCCAGCAGACAAAACCAAGCTTAATATAGCCATAAAAGAATTAAAAGTTATACTAGATAACACAAAAAACTACTCTCTACGGAGAAAATTGGAAAACCTATCATCTACAGGCAATGGCGAATACTCACTCTGGAAAGCCTGTAATTCTTCCGGCAAGCCGCAAAATACTTCTCCAGCCATTAAGGCAACTTTGTCTTCCTGGGCTCGATCTGACGCCGAAAAAGCTGAAGCTTTTGCAAGTCACCTGGCAAACGTGTTCAAACCAAACGATAACAGTGGCGATCAATCTGACGAAGACATCAACGCTATTCTAGAACAGGATCTACAATTATGTCTACCTCTTAGACCAACATCACCCAGAGAGATTGTAAGAGAGATTCGCAGTTTTAAATCCGGTAAGGCCCCAGGATTCGACCTAATAACAGCCAAACTCTTGAAAGAGCTGCCTAGAAAATGCATTACGTTCTTGACATGTTTGATTAACGCGACCTACAGAACATCTCATTTTCCACGTATCTGGAAGGTATCACAAATCATCATGATACATAAACCTGGGAAACCAGGTCACGAAGTTACATCGTATCGACCCATAAGTCTTACTCCACTGCTATCTAAACTttgggaaaaaatatttctgacAAGACTAAAAATACACGCTTCGGAATGTAATGTCATCCCCTCGCACCAGTTTGGTTTCCGAAAATCGCACTCCACAATTGAACAAGTGCATAGAGTATATCACACAATCAGACAGAGCTTTGAACGGAAGCAGTATTGTTCTGCAGCCTTTCTGGATGTCCAGCAAGCATTCGACCGCGTATGGCACAAAGGCCTCCTATGCAAAATAAAGGAGAAATTGCCGCACAGTCTCTTCCTTATTGTCGCATCTTACCTATCTGACAGGGTTTTTCAAGTGAAGCAGGCCGATGCTAGATCTTCCCTGCACAAAATAGAGGCTGGGGTTCCCCAAGGCTCAGTTCTGGGACCGGTGCTCTATAACATATTTACATCTGATCTCCCTACCTCTGAAAATGTAATGGTAGCAACATACGCGGATGATATTGCCTACTTGGCTTGTGATGATGACCGAACCCAAGCTAGTGTTAAGCTGCAGCAAGTTCTAGATGAAACTCAAGAGTGGCTTCAGAAATGGCGTATAAAAGCCAGCGCACAAAAGTCTAACCACATCACATTTACGCTTAGACGAGAGGACTGCCCACCCGTCGCACTTGGACCTGATGTCCTCCCACACAACGATTGTGTCAAATACCTTGGGTTCCATTTGGACAGACGCTTAACGTGGAAAACACATATCAAGCGAAAAAGGGATGAAATCAACTTCAAGTGCAAAAACCTTGACTGGTTAATAGGGAGAAACTCTGCGCTTTCAGTAgacaacaaattaataatttacaacgCTATACTTAAACCGATCTGGACCTACGGCATTCCACTCTGGGGGGTTGCCAGTAAAAGTAATTTACTCTGTTTGCAACGAGTGCAGAATGCCATCCTACGTTCAATTGCGAACGCACCATGGTTCAGCAAGAATGAAGAAATACACGAATACCTTAACATTCCAACCGTCGCTGAAGAGATCAAAAATTACCAAAAGAAACATCTAGAGCGGCTAGCCGATCATCCGAATCCCCTCGCATCAGAGCTTATAGACCTCGTAAATGTGGTGAAACGACTGAAGAGAAGCCATGTCGTATAAAGTGGGAGGCTGTGACATTGGTTGTGGCTCCTGACACGTCATCTATCCACTTaacgaaactgcttatagtctagaggactgattgtagtttaaaccaagaaaaaaaaaaaaaaaaaaaaaaaactctgatATCCCTTACAAAGCTATTAAACTCGACACGTTCAGATACAAAGCATCCAATCAAAAACTAAATCATCCAGTTTTTCAACAATTTGACTCCCCGCCCTAAATTCATCGTACAACATacttagagcaacacggacttccGCCGccgactgctgggcacagacctcccctcaatcagctggAGGGATTATGGAACATGACAACTTACTATTCTTTATATAGACAAGAGCATGTAATATGAGCGCAGGCGTCTTCCTACAAAATATCTTGATAATAACTTGCGTAAACTCATGCCCGCTATATCTATCCAAGCAGTAATAACTCGTCTGAGGACAACTCGCTGACAGTCGGTAATTTAAGGGAAATAATtgagatacctattttttttttaaagaaagtcgTTTGAGGTGGTATGGCCACGTAATGCGGAGAGACCAGCAGCATGTAGTCCACACAGCTCTTTGCCTGCCCGAGAACAAAAGAGGCAGAGGACGCCCTCCTTATGCTAGGTGGACCAGCATGTCCCaattattgaaaaatgaaaatttacccgacccgacaaccctagacagaatgtaatggcgccgcaaaattagagtgggatagcgcaaggaagaagaagaattgagatacctattttatgttTGTCCTGCTTGAACTGCAAACTAAAAGCGTTAAGAAAATCCCTTAACACTAATCCCGCAAGCCCATGTGTAAAGCCAGTACTGCAATTAATCCGCGATTTATCTCCCTCCCCCGGCCCGCAGCCCGCGCGCGCCGCAACACGTACACCTGTGATTTAAGCGCGCGCTCAACATCAAGCCCGACGAACTATTTAACGACCAAACTAGTTCCATCGTCAGACAATTTATCTTCGTACCACGATTGaaagttatgttatatttatacgGCACAATATAGTGGATACTCATATTTAGTATGAGATGCAATCATTTGATTAAAAGTTAACACAATTTGAGTACTTGCCGTTTTGAAACTGTTGCTTCAACTGCTGCCTGCTGccacaaaaatatttgaatgttGTTGTCGTTAGCGGTTCCATACCATACAACAATCCTTTAGTGAACCTGTATGTTTGTTCCAGACTGGTGGAAGTAAACGGTACGTCCCTGGTGGCGTGCCGCAGTCAGGAAGAGCTGCAGCGCGCAGTCGCCGCCGCCAACCCCGCGCGGCTCGTACTCATCAGGGGACAGGCGCAGCCGCCCCTGCAGACCTTCTCGCAGGTTTGTATCCACAAAACACTATACGATAACTTGCCACTCATTTCTTATTGAAGTGAGACAGAGGAATCAAGTACCTCACTTAACGAACATAATAATTGTAAGTTATGGTATTCATTGTAGAACGAGGCAGCATCTCTCCGATCAGAGCTGGGCGCGCTGCGATCGGCGGCGGAAGAGGCGGAGCGCGCCAAGGAAGGCCTACGCTGCGACAACACGCGGCTCACGCACCGCATCTCCTACCTCGAGGAGCAGGTCGCTGAACTCCTCGCACACCACACACAGGTACTACCTAAAGTACATTCACATACACCTTAACGTTGTGAACAGAGACAAATAATCGCAAGACAACTTGTTACTTTTGGTACATATTCCTAAAATAATATGAGAAGCCGTATAGTGTCAGATAAACAGCCCATTGCCCAAATAAACCATCATTTTGGAAAGGTATTAATATAAAGGCATTTGCTagataagcgtgatccaccctaaacCACATctttacttaccatcaggtgagattgtggtcaaacgcgaacctatTCCACAATTTCCACAACACACCGCCAataggccgcctgttgtgcttttctgtataaaatatgttgtccttatctctgtattttgtgtccattgtgctcaataaagtattttatctatctatttctTCAGGTCAAGGTCATTTGCAGCCACAATTTGATAAATAAACGTGTATGCAATTCCTAATGTTATTTTGTTCTTCCGTTCCAGCTGCATTCTGTCAACAGCAACGATAGCAGCTGCATAACAGTCAACAAGACCAAAAAGAATGTCACCAACATCAACATCACGTCAGAACCACAAACTAAACCCAGCCCCAAGTCTGAAGTGCAGGTGTTCCAGAAAGGACCAGATATTACTGCGATAGTAGCCAAGTTGCCGGGACTAGATGGAGCCGAGGCCAACCTACCGGTGATGAGGCCGCGGTCCAACGCGTCGGGCGCGTCGTCCCGGGCGGCGGCGTCGCCCCGCGCCTCCCCGGCGCCGCACCACCGCTCCCACAGCTCGCACGGCGGGGAGCACCGCGCCGGCCGCATGCGACACTCGCTCTCCCACCACTGCATCCACGCCGCCGGCGACTACAGCGCCGAGACCGACGCCGCCATCCGTATGATCGAGCGAAACCAAAGACACATGGAGAAGCAACGCCTCAAGAACGAGCGACTCGGCCGCACTAAAGGGGAAGACTTCTTCAGATCAGACAGCGAGGGCGACGTCAGAGACTCGCACTCGAGCGTCTGCGACCCGCGGCATTATGAAATCAAAAAAGCCGCCGACCGGATAGAGGAGAGCATCAAGAAGACCAACTGGGCGGAGAGGAAGACGCTGTCGATCATCGAACAGCTCAAACGCTCCCAACGTCTCCGGAAGCTCAAAAAGAACGAGAGCGCCGAAGATATTCAAGTGGAGACCGAGAAGCATTACCTGTACCACAGAATAGACGGCAAGGTCCTCGAGAACGCTCACAAGTCGAGCAGGAGGACGTCAAAACTACACTCACGAAGCGCCAAGTCCTCGGAGTTCGAATCGGAATGTTCAGACTTTCCTAACGGGGACATGTACAGCAGTTCGCCGAGAATAGACTACGGCTCGGAGACATCGAGGATGAGTCACTACAAGAAGAACGAGGACAGACGAGACGGGGACGGCAAGTCGCGGCCGACGCCGCCGCGGAAGCCGCTGCGGCTGTCGCTGCACAAAGCTAGGAGTGCACACTCCCTGATGAACGGCAGCGAGTCGGAGACGCCGAGCAGGCCGGCGTCGGAGGCGACGCGCAGCGGCGAGCACGAGCCGCACGGCAAGCGGCCCGTGAAGCGCACGCACGCGGCCGACAAGGGCGCGCGCGAGCGGCCGCGCGCCGAGCCCGGCGCCCGCGCCACGCCGCGGCCCGCGC
The nucleotide sequence above comes from Pectinophora gossypiella chromosome 6, ilPecGoss1.1, whole genome shotgun sequence. Encoded proteins:
- the LOC126367579 gene encoding uncharacterized protein LOC126367579; protein product: MSAVMSTLSIISGGRRAHRKLASSARKSGQFSDVGEERARSQQDLRQQRSASLQTLETGGVGNLETLEAKMASIEVSLAGSRRRSAGARDVTREFDALRNALTDKDVLIQSLKKQLSASLSAARLAAQASCPPRSAREEGAPTLSADERRALEDRAASVRADLDARRNNIQELRRRLEKTHVTDNIDTRIQQAELQYKLGREELELLSLGEQARALAQLIEQADAAAKRADTPTLYSTVRECGGTATLVAAEAREGAWGAGVRAAGVLVEWPGDHPALRPGDRLVEVNGTSLVACRSQEELQRAVAAANPARLVLIRGQAQPPLQTFSQNEAASLRSELGALRSAAEEAERAKEGLRCDNTRLTHRISYLEEQVAELLAHHTQLHSVNSNDSSCITVNKTKKNVTNINITSEPQTKPSPKSEVQVFQKGPDITAIVAKLPGLDGAEANLPVMRPRSNASGASSRAAASPRASPAPHHRSHSSHGGEHRAGRMRHSLSHHCIHAAGDYSAETDAAIRMIERNQRHMEKQRLKNERLGRTKGEDFFRSDSEGDVRDSHSSVCDPRHYEIKKAADRIEESIKKTNWAERKTLSIIEQLKRSQRLRKLKKNESAEDIQVETEKHYLYHRIDGKVLENAHKSSRRTSKLHSRSAKSSEFESECSDFPNGDMYSSSPRIDYGSETSRMSHYKKNEDRRDGDGKSRPTPPRKPLRLSLHKARSAHSLMNGSESETPSRPASEATRSGEHEPHGKRPVKRTHAADKGARERPRAEPGARATPRPARKLLNGLSAAAPAADHLYPDHAPARANGHKWC